A genomic window from Gammaproteobacteria bacterium includes:
- the msrB gene encoding peptide-methionine (R)-S-oxide reductase MsrB produces the protein MNKRKFLTAIIALASVPLVSKKLLGASMETPTTIEKIHKTEAEWKQLLTPAQFNILREEGTERPTTSPLNGEKRQGAYVCAGCDLPLFTSDMKYDSGTGWPSFTTTIQGHVETRTDFKLIYPRTEYHCARCGGHQGHVFNDGPPPTGKRYCNNGLALKFIPV, from the coding sequence ATGAACAAACGGAAATTTCTTACAGCGATCATTGCTCTCGCGAGCGTACCATTGGTCAGCAAGAAACTCTTAGGAGCCAGCATGGAGACACCAACCACGATTGAAAAGATTCACAAAACCGAGGCGGAGTGGAAGCAGTTACTGACACCGGCTCAGTTCAACATATTGCGCGAAGAAGGCACCGAGCGCCCCACTACGAGCCCCTTAAACGGCGAAAAAAGGCAAGGCGCCTATGTATGCGCCGGTTGCGACCTCCCCTTGTTCACCTCCGACATGAAATACGACAGCGGCACAGGTTGGCCGAGTTTTACCACAACCATCCAGGGGCATGTCGAGACCAGGACAGACTTCAAACTGATCTATCCTCGGACAGAATATCACTGTGCCCGCTGCGGTGGACACCAGGGACACGTATTCAACGACGGCCCGCCGCCTACCGGAAAACGCTACTGTAACAATGGCCTGGCATTGAAGTTTATCCCGGTATAG
- a CDS encoding class I SAM-dependent methyltransferase has translation MDMTLDQKPNPLVAIRNRWHEFRFSNKSHAQAKANARFHYGLGTDFYRAWLDLPAMMYTCAYWKEGTRDLEEAQRNKMDHVCRKIRLKQGETVVDIGCGWGGFMFHAWENHGAPVTGINTSTEQVTALREEIDRRGLHGPLAVREQDFREIQGQFDKCVSIGVLEHAGRDQLREVIRAHADCLKPGGLGMLHFIGHVGRSETEFYIRKHIFPGGWIPSLADAICAMEDCGLEVLDVENLRRHYALTLDCWAERFDRNWEHIHQLNPQKFNEYFRRKWRTYLYACAEMFRSPNTRTHLFQITFSKGNVTDNYPMSRAFLYDAGEDTHADP, from the coding sequence ATGGATATGACGTTGGATCAGAAACCTAACCCGCTGGTCGCCATCCGCAATCGCTGGCATGAGTTTCGTTTCAGCAATAAGTCGCACGCACAGGCCAAGGCCAATGCCCGCTTTCACTATGGCCTGGGCACTGATTTTTACCGCGCCTGGCTCGATCTGCCGGCCATGATGTATACCTGCGCCTACTGGAAAGAAGGCACGCGCGATCTGGAAGAAGCGCAACGCAACAAGATGGATCACGTGTGCAGGAAGATCCGGCTCAAGCAGGGCGAAACCGTGGTGGACATCGGCTGCGGCTGGGGCGGCTTCATGTTTCATGCGTGGGAAAACCACGGCGCGCCCGTCACCGGCATCAACACCAGCACGGAGCAGGTCACCGCGCTGCGGGAGGAAATCGACCGGCGCGGCCTGCACGGGCCACTTGCCGTGCGCGAACAGGACTTCCGCGAGATACAAGGCCAGTTCGACAAGTGTGTTTCCATCGGGGTGCTGGAGCACGCGGGACGGGACCAGTTGCGCGAGGTGATCCGCGCCCATGCCGACTGCCTCAAACCCGGCGGGCTGGGCATGCTGCATTTCATCGGCCACGTAGGCCGCAGCGAGACCGAGTTCTACATCCGCAAGCACATCTTCCCCGGCGGCTGGATACCCAGCCTGGCCGACGCGATCTGCGCCATGGAAGACTGCGGCCTGGAAGTCCTGGACGTGGAAAATCTGCGCCGCCACTACGCGCTCACGCTCGATTGCTGGGCGGAGCGCTTCGACCGGAATTGGGAACACATCCATCAACTGAACCCGCAAAAATTCAACGAATATTTCCGCCGCAAGTGGCGCACCTACCTCTATGCCTGCGCGGAGATGTTCCGCTCCCCCAACACCCGCACGCATTTGTTCCAGATCACCTTCAGCAAGGGCAACGTCACGGACAATTACCCGATGAGCCGGGCCTTCTTATACGACGCCGGCGAGGACACTCATGCCGACCCATGA
- a CDS encoding MerR family transcriptional regulator, which produces MLEASQNNELPPIPAKRYFTIGEVSDLCVVKPHVLRYWEQEFPQLKPVKRRGNRRYYQRHDVIMIRQIRTLLYNEGFTIGGARQRLTGNELREKEEPDTGAHELVRQLRRELEDLLTQLKR; this is translated from the coding sequence ATGCTGGAAGCCAGCCAGAACAATGAATTACCCCCCATTCCCGCCAAGCGTTACTTCACCATCGGTGAGGTAAGCGATCTCTGCGTCGTAAAACCCCACGTTTTGCGTTACTGGGAACAGGAATTCCCGCAACTCAAGCCCGTCAAACGGCGCGGCAACCGGCGTTACTACCAGCGCCACGATGTCATCATGATCCGGCAGATCCGCACCCTGCTCTATAACGAAGGCTTTACCATCGGCGGCGCCCGCCAGCGGCTGACCGGCAACGAGCTCAGGGAAAAAGAGGAGCCTGACACGGGTGCTCACGAGCTGGTCCGTCAGCTACGCCGCGAACTCGAAGACCTGCTCACCCAGTTAAAGCGTTGA
- the msrA gene encoding peptide-methionine (S)-S-oxide reductase MsrA produces the protein MKLYPLLFSVLTGLLFISPVHAEQPISNQTESPDQYGRATFAGGCFWCMEPPFDKLDGVISTTSGYTGGHQKNPTYQEVSAGGTGHTESVQVVYDPKRVSYEELLKVFWRNIDPTVRDAQFCDHGQQYRTAIFYHDDKQRELAERSKEALDKTKPFKEPIVTEITPANIFYPAEDYHQDFYKKNPVRYKFYRYNCGRDQRLEQLWGDAHQQK, from the coding sequence ATGAAACTATATCCATTGTTGTTTTCCGTATTGACCGGCTTGCTATTCATAAGCCCGGTCCATGCCGAGCAGCCTATCTCAAACCAGACCGAGAGCCCTGATCAATATGGGAGGGCTACGTTTGCCGGAGGTTGTTTTTGGTGCATGGAACCCCCGTTCGACAAACTTGATGGTGTTATCTCTACCACTTCTGGTTATACCGGTGGGCACCAGAAAAATCCCACATACCAGGAAGTCTCCGCCGGAGGAACCGGTCATACGGAGTCGGTCCAAGTTGTTTATGACCCTAAACGTGTCAGCTATGAAGAATTGCTCAAGGTATTCTGGCGCAATATTGATCCAACAGTCCGCGACGCCCAGTTCTGTGACCACGGTCAGCAATACCGTACCGCCATTTTTTATCATGATGACAAGCAGCGAGAACTCGCAGAACGGTCCAAAGAAGCTCTGGATAAAACCAAGCCCTTCAAAGAACCTATTGTGACTGAAATCACGCCGGCGAATATTTTCTATCCGGCGGAGGACTACCACCAGGATTTTTACAAAAAGAACCCAGTACGCTACAAATTTTACCGATACAACTGCGGACGCGATCAACGCCTGGAGCAACTATGGGGAGACGCGCACCAACAAAAATAA
- a CDS encoding FAD-binding oxidoreductase, producing the protein MPTHEEKKQRLLAELRASAGMAVGLAKNTSNLFRDRNHAPGRKLDVRNFNNVLRVDTANGWVEAEGMTPYEKLVDAMLAHGVMPAVVPQLKSITLGGAAAGVGIEASSFKYGLVHETLLEMEILLPDGRIVLCTPDNEHNDLFYGFPNSYGTLGYVLKLKAKAIPVKKFVQLQHIRHTDPAEYFRDLEQHCNQDADFVDGVVFGRNEMYITLGRFTDDAPFVSDYTYKNIYYRSLRERTTDFLTTHDYIWRWDTDWFWCSRNFLVQNPVVRRIVGKSFLNSVTYSKIMRWNSKWKLTKRLDQLMGMHSESVIQDVDIPIANAPQFLDFFHREIGILPIWICPIHPYQPNVQFDLFRMPNTLYVNFGFWDVVKGREQHPKGYYNRKIERKVAELDGIKSLYSDSYYEPEEFWEIYNKPAYTQLKRKYDPQGAFKDLYEKCVLRQ; encoded by the coding sequence ATGCCGACCCATGAAGAAAAGAAGCAACGGCTCCTTGCCGAGCTGCGGGCCAGCGCAGGCATGGCTGTCGGCCTCGCCAAGAATACCTCCAACCTGTTCCGCGACCGCAATCACGCGCCCGGACGCAAACTCGATGTCAGGAATTTCAACAACGTGCTGCGGGTAGATACCGCCAACGGCTGGGTAGAGGCCGAGGGGATGACCCCCTACGAAAAGCTGGTGGACGCCATGCTGGCGCACGGCGTCATGCCTGCGGTGGTGCCCCAACTCAAATCCATTACCCTCGGCGGCGCGGCGGCGGGCGTCGGCATCGAGGCCTCCTCCTTCAAATACGGCCTGGTGCACGAAACGCTGCTGGAAATGGAAATCCTGCTGCCGGACGGCCGGATCGTACTGTGCACACCGGACAACGAACACAACGACCTGTTTTACGGTTTCCCGAATTCCTATGGCACACTGGGCTATGTGCTGAAGCTGAAGGCCAAGGCCATACCTGTGAAGAAGTTTGTCCAGCTTCAGCACATCCGCCACACCGATCCCGCAGAGTATTTCCGTGATCTGGAACAACACTGCAATCAAGACGCGGATTTTGTCGATGGCGTGGTCTTCGGGCGCAACGAGATGTATATCACGCTCGGACGATTTACCGATGACGCGCCCTTTGTGAGCGACTACACCTACAAAAATATCTACTACCGCTCGCTCCGGGAAAGAACGACGGACTTCCTCACCACGCACGATTACATCTGGCGCTGGGACACCGACTGGTTCTGGTGCTCCAGAAATTTTCTCGTCCAGAATCCCGTTGTCCGCCGCATCGTCGGCAAATCCTTCCTGAACTCCGTCACCTACAGCAAGATCATGCGCTGGAACAGCAAGTGGAAACTCACCAAGCGGCTGGATCAATTGATGGGAATGCACAGCGAATCCGTCATTCAGGACGTCGACATCCCCATCGCCAACGCGCCGCAATTCCTCGACTTCTTTCACCGCGAGATCGGTATCCTGCCGATCTGGATCTGCCCCATACATCCCTATCAGCCCAACGTACAGTTCGACCTGTTCCGCATGCCCAACACACTCTACGTGAATTTCGGCTTCTGGGATGTCGTCAAGGGCCGGGAGCAGCATCCCAAGGGCTACTACAACCGCAAGATCGAGCGCAAAGTCGCCGAACTGGACGGCATCAAATCGCTCTACTCAGACTCCTACTACGAGCCCGAGGAATTCTGGGAAATTTACAACAAGCCGGCATACACTCAGCTAAAACGCAAATATGACCCCCAAGGTGCCTTCAAGGATTTGTATGAAAAATGCGTATTGCGGCAGTGA
- the pheT gene encoding phenylalanine--tRNA ligase subunit beta, with product MKISEQWLRERVNPPLSTTALADMLTMAGLEVESAQPVAQSFAGVVVGEITGIKPHPDADSLHLCQVQIGDVTALNIVCGASNARAGMRVPAAMIGAELPGGKIIKDTTIRGVKSEGMLCSASELGLAESSEGLLELPADTRLGEDVYLYLKLDDSALELGITPNRGDCLSIAGVAREAAALSRCTLQEPVIKPVIATLDEQREIKLDAPEDCPRYAGRVIRRIKPNTPSPLWLQERLRRSGVRSISPVVDVTNYVMLELGQPMHAFDLAKLDGGICVRRARTGETLTLLDGQQVTLDGQTLVIADQRRVLAMAGIMGGLDSAIGDQTQDLFLESAWFAPHTISSRARAMGLHTESSHRFERGVDPQLQTRAVERATQLLLEIVGGEPGPVIEVCRESYLPKRGHIHLRAERIRRVLGLTPGPDEVADILNRLAMTVTALPDGWQVTPPSYRFDIVIEADLIEEVARLYGYSRLPFSMPQARLALVPQPEAEVAPNRMRQLLVDRGYQEVVTYSFVDPTLQQLINPGQSPITLANPLSSEMSVMRTTLWTGLVQTLLYNQNRQQRRLRIFELGLNFLIKDVNIKQDISIGGLVAGEPYPEQWGLPTRPSDFYDIKADVEALLHLGGAEDDFRFIPAKHPALHPGQAACIKWGDKIIGWVGALHPSLMRKLGIDGKVYVFELALEQIKHGNIAKFSELSRFPAIRRDLAVVVDETVSAEQVCTCVKNAAPDYTRQVQLFDVYRGKGIDSGRKSLALGLTLQAPSRTLTDQEVDEIMQDIVKRLNHELSGTLRS from the coding sequence ATGAAAATAAGCGAACAATGGCTGCGTGAGCGGGTAAACCCTCCCCTCTCTACCACGGCACTGGCCGACATGCTGACCATGGCCGGGCTGGAGGTCGAGTCCGCCCAGCCTGTGGCGCAGTCCTTTGCGGGTGTAGTGGTCGGCGAAATCACAGGCATTAAACCGCATCCCGACGCAGACTCTCTGCACCTCTGCCAGGTTCAAATCGGCGATGTCACAGCGCTGAACATCGTATGCGGTGCGTCCAATGCGCGTGCCGGTATGCGCGTCCCTGCTGCGATGATCGGCGCAGAGCTGCCGGGCGGCAAGATTATAAAAGACACGACGATCCGAGGGGTAAAGTCCGAAGGCATGCTTTGTTCAGCGAGCGAGCTGGGTCTGGCGGAGAGTTCGGAGGGATTATTAGAACTTCCCGCGGATACCCGGCTGGGCGAGGACGTCTATCTTTACCTGAAACTCGATGACAGCGCGCTGGAGTTGGGCATCACCCCGAATCGGGGCGATTGTCTCAGCATCGCGGGGGTCGCACGCGAAGCAGCGGCCTTAAGCCGCTGCACGCTGCAAGAGCCCGTCATCAAACCCGTGATAGCCACACTCGACGAGCAGCGGGAGATCAAACTCGATGCGCCCGAAGATTGCCCCCGTTACGCCGGCCGTGTCATCCGCCGGATCAAGCCGAACACGCCGAGTCCGCTGTGGCTGCAAGAGCGCCTGCGCCGCAGCGGGGTGCGCAGCATCAGCCCGGTCGTGGATGTGACCAACTATGTCATGCTGGAACTCGGCCAGCCCATGCACGCCTTCGACCTCGCCAAGCTGGACGGCGGCATCTGTGTCCGGCGCGCGCGTACCGGTGAGACCCTTACCCTGCTCGACGGCCAGCAAGTCACTCTGGACGGACAAACCCTGGTCATCGCCGATCAGCGTCGGGTGCTGGCGATGGCGGGCATTATGGGCGGGCTGGACAGCGCCATCGGTGATCAAACCCAGGATCTGTTCCTGGAAAGCGCCTGGTTCGCACCTCACACCATCTCCAGCCGTGCCCGCGCTATGGGTCTCCACACCGAATCCTCGCACCGGTTCGAGCGGGGAGTGGACCCGCAGCTTCAGACTCGAGCCGTGGAGCGCGCCACCCAACTGCTGCTGGAGATCGTGGGCGGCGAGCCAGGTCCCGTTATTGAAGTGTGTCGGGAGAGCTATCTCCCCAAGCGTGGTCATATTCACCTGCGCGCTGAGCGTATCCGGCGCGTGCTCGGCCTCACGCCCGGCCCTGATGAAGTAGCCGACATACTCAACCGGCTGGCGATGACTGTCACTGCGCTTCCCGACGGCTGGCAGGTAACACCGCCCAGCTACCGTTTCGATATCGTCATTGAGGCCGATCTGATTGAGGAGGTTGCAAGGTTGTATGGCTACAGCCGGTTACCTTTCAGCATGCCGCAAGCGAGACTGGCGCTGGTCCCGCAGCCTGAAGCGGAGGTCGCCCCCAACCGGATGCGCCAACTTCTGGTGGACCGGGGTTACCAGGAAGTTGTAACGTACAGCTTTGTAGACCCCACCCTGCAACAGCTCATAAATCCAGGCCAATCGCCCATTACCCTGGCCAACCCTCTTTCGAGTGAGATGTCCGTGATGCGCACGACCCTCTGGACGGGACTGGTGCAGACCCTGCTTTACAATCAAAACCGCCAGCAACGGCGGCTGCGTATCTTCGAGTTAGGTCTTAACTTTTTAATAAAAGATGTTAATATTAAACAAGATATTTCCATTGGCGGGCTGGTCGCCGGAGAGCCCTACCCGGAACAATGGGGTCTCCCTACGCGGCCTTCAGACTTCTACGACATCAAGGCCGATGTGGAGGCGCTGTTGCACTTGGGTGGCGCAGAAGACGATTTTCGCTTCATCCCGGCGAAACACCCTGCCCTGCATCCCGGGCAGGCCGCCTGCATAAAGTGGGGTGATAAGATTATAGGCTGGGTTGGGGCGCTCCACCCAAGCTTAATGCGTAAGCTGGGCATAGACGGCAAAGTCTATGTATTCGAGCTTGCCTTGGAACAGATAAAGCATGGAAATATTGCTAAATTCAGTGAATTGTCGAGATTTCCTGCGATTAGACGTGATCTTGCAGTTGTTGTTGACGAGACCGTGTCCGCCGAACAAGTATGCACCTGTGTGAAAAATGCCGCCCCGGACTATACCCGGCAGGTGCAGTTGTTTGACGTGTATCGTGGGAAAGGCATTGATTCAGGAAGAAAAAGTCTTGCTTTGGGCTTGACCTTACAAGCGCCTTCGCGCACTCTTACGGATCAGGAAGTGGATGAAATCATGCAAGATATTGTAAAAAGACTTAATCATGAACTTAGCGGCACCTTGAGAAGCTAA
- a CDS encoding type II toxin-antitoxin system HicB family antitoxin, translating into MKSEYTAVIKEMDDWWIGWIEEVPGVNCQEQTYEELVGSLKETLQEALEFNRQEALAAAGADFREEKIAI; encoded by the coding sequence ATGAAATCTGAATATACTGCGGTAATCAAGGAAATGGACGATTGGTGGATTGGCTGGATTGAAGAGGTTCCCGGTGTAAATTGCCAGGAGCAAACTTACGAAGAATTGGTTGGTAGCCTGAAGGAAACATTACAAGAAGCGCTAGAATTCAACCGGCAAGAAGCGCTTGCTGCCGCAGGAGCGGATTTTAGAGAAGAAAAAATTGCCATTTAG
- the tadA gene encoding tRNA adenosine(34) deaminase TadA — MLNDEHWMRHAITLAERAQEEGEVPVGAVLVLNDEIIGAGWNRPIAAHDPTAHAEIMALRAGAAKLGNYRLNDTTLYVTLEPCVMCSGAMVHARIKRLVFGANDPKAGAIKSVFNILDSARLNHRVEYAGGILAEECGGMLSRFFEARRKNSSP; from the coding sequence ATGTTAAATGACGAACACTGGATGCGCCACGCCATAACACTCGCCGAACGCGCACAAGAGGAGGGCGAAGTGCCGGTGGGCGCGGTGCTGGTGTTGAACGACGAAATCATCGGCGCAGGCTGGAACCGTCCCATCGCCGCGCACGACCCCACCGCCCACGCCGAGATCATGGCGCTGCGCGCCGGTGCAGCCAAGCTAGGTAATTACCGCCTGAACGACACCACGCTCTACGTCACGCTGGAGCCATGCGTCATGTGCTCGGGCGCGATGGTGCACGCACGCATCAAGCGCCTGGTGTTCGGCGCAAACGACCCCAAGGCCGGGGCCATTAAAAGTGTCTTCAACATTCTGGATTCCGCCCGACTCAATCATCGCGTTGAGTATGCGGGCGGGATATTGGCGGAGGAGTGCGGCGGAATGTTGTCCCGATTCTTTGAAGCGCGTCGCAAGAATTCATCACCGTAA
- a CDS encoding integration host factor subunit alpha has protein sequence MALTKADMVEKLFEELGLNKREAKDIVEMFFEEIRIALEKGEHVKLSGFGNFALRNKSTRPGRNPKTGEEIPITVRRVVTFRSGQKLKARIEAYAGSQPEQ, from the coding sequence ATGGCCCTGACTAAAGCCGACATGGTGGAAAAACTGTTTGAAGAACTTGGTCTTAATAAAAGAGAGGCCAAGGACATCGTCGAGATGTTCTTTGAAGAGATACGAATTGCTTTAGAAAAAGGAGAGCACGTCAAGCTCTCCGGTTTTGGCAATTTCGCTCTGCGCAACAAGAGCACACGGCCAGGCCGCAACCCCAAGACGGGCGAGGAGATTCCCATTACTGTCCGCCGCGTTGTGACCTTTCGTTCCGGACAAAAACTAAAAGCGAGGATAGAAGCCTATGCTGGAAGCCAGCCAGAACAATGA